In the genome of Methylotenera mobilis JLW8, the window TGAGTAGTAAATAACTGATGATAGGGATATTCTCTAACGCCGAGATGCGATGGCCGCAATGTGGGCAGGCTGAGCGTGGGTGGCACAAATTGTATTTGGTGGTGCTGGCGATCTCTTTGCCTTGCAGTTCCAGGCAATTGTTATGCCACTCCTGCTCCATCATTTTGGGGAGGCGATGGATTACCACGTTTAAAAAACTGCCGACCATCAGGCCTATGAGTGTGGAGATTGCAATAAATAGTGCGCTGTCTTGTTGCAGAATGGTGGATATATCATTTAATACGGCAGGCATGGCAATCCTTTTATCAGGTCTTATTGTATGTGCGCTTCAAGACAAAACTATAACGTGCCGTTAACTAACTGTAAACTTAATGCACGGTCTTGGCGTTAAGTGATTGTCAGTGTCGTGGTTTGATTTGGGGTGTAGGCTTGAAATTTAGGCGTGTTGTCACCAAGTTAGACCTAGTAATTGATATTATAATAGAGCTGTAATTTGTATTAAGGAAACAATATGACAAACACTAATCATCAACTGAATGCAGCTGAGCTGGTCCAGGCTGAATTACACCACCCAGAGTGGGATGAGCCTATTATTTGCCGTGTTGAGGTTGATTTGCCAAGTTGGTTATCACAATTGGCAGGTGGTAGGGATTGGGAAGTCTACTCTGAGGAAGAGGAAGAGAACTGCATTAGTTTTGCTATGCGTGAGATTGCAGTTAAAAAGCCAAAATTAGCGGAAGTGACTTTGTATCACAACGGCTATGCTGTGGTTGACGTCGAGGGGCAGTCTTTGTTTGATGGCTCATTAACTGCCGGCACCAGTGAGTGCGCGCATCTGACTTACTACCACGCAGATAGTGGTGAGAAGATTATCCTAAACTAAAGTGTCTGTATCTGCTTTTAGCCGGAGGTGTTCCGCTCGGCTAAAAGCTTCTTGTTACCGCAAAATCTGCAAGCTCTATCAGTGCTTGTTTGAATTTTGATTCTGGAAAATGCGCGATTGCCGCGCGACATTGTGCGGACTCAGCTTCTGCAATCTTTTTCACATGATCTAACGCCCCAGAGTTGTTCACAATCTCTACCACTTGGGTTAAATGCTCTAGGCCGCCTTGCTCAATTGCGTTGCGGATAAGCTGGCTTTGTTCGGTATTGCTGTTGCGCATTGCGTATAGCAGCGGCAGTGTTGGTTTGCCTTCAGCTAAGTCGTCGCCCAGGTTTTTGCCGATGTCTTCACTATTGCCGCTTAAGTCCAGAATGTCGTCTATCAACTGAAATGCCGTACCTAAATGCATGCCGTAAGCGGTGAGAGCTGCTTCGTCTTTTGCGCTCGCTTCGCTGATGATGGCACCTAGTCTGGTCGCTGCTTCAAACAGCTTGGCAGTTTTGTAATGAATCACTTGTAAATAAGCTTTATCAGAAATGTCCGCATTGTTGACGTTAAGCAGCTGTAGCACTTCGCCTTCGGCAATCACGTTGGTTGCATTGCTCAATACCTCCATCACGCGCATATTTTGCACGGCAACCATCATTTGAAACGCGCGTGAGTAAACAAAGTCGCCAACTAATACGCTGGCAGCATTGCCAAATAGTGCATTGGCAGTGCTTTGGCCTCTGCGTTTGGAGGACTCATCTACAACATCATCATGTAGCAAGGTGGCGGTGTGAATAAACTCAACGACAGCAGCTAGCTGGTGGTGCTGTGTCTGGATTTCGCCAAACAAGCCCGCTGCAAGCAACACTAGCATCGGGCGCAATCGTTTTCCACCACTGTTAATAATGTATTCAGCTACCTGGTTAACCAAAGCCACTTCGGAGTGTAGTGATTGGCGGATGGTTGTATCCACCATGCGCATGTCGTCGTTTATGCAAGATTGAATGATGCTTGGAGTCACATTAATAAAACCTGTAAAATGAAATCTGATTTTATCACAGCCTATTTGAATCCTAGATTTTCAATGACATGGTTTTTAGGTTTATTCATCTATATAATAATGCTTTTGATTTTTAAGCTGAGTACAGCGTCGTCGAGTCGGTTTATCTGGCAGTGGTTGATGTTTGGATGGTTGTTTACGCTGCTTTCTTTGCTTGGAATATAATCAAATGTGTGGCCGTGCATTGCTAATTAGGCGGCGGCAGTTTATCTGACCAAATTTAATCTAAATATTTTTACTAATTTGCTTAGATTAAGGTTTGCTTTACAGGATAAATTGCGTATAATGCGCGATTCTTTTGAAGTATGAGTTAAAGGCATAATCATGTATGCAGTAATCAAAACTGGTGGTAAACAATATCGCGTAGTTCAAGGCGAAAGATTAAAAGTTGAGAAACTAGAAGTTGAAGTTGGCGGCACAGTAACGCTAGATCAAATTCTGATGGTTTCTGACGGTGATAACACAACAATTGGTTCTCCAATTATTAAAGGTGCTACTGTTAAAGCAACGGTTGTTTCACATGGTCGTGGCGACAAGGTGATGATTTTTAAATTCCGTCGTCGTAAGCACTACCGTAAAACACAAGGCCATCGCCAAAGTTATACAGAAATTAAAATTGAAGCAATCGCTGCTAAATAAGCAGTTATCTTTAAGTTAAGGATTAAATCATGGCACACAAAAAAGCAGGCGGTAGTTCACGTAACGGTCGCGACTCACAAGCCCAGCGTCTAGGCGTTAAAGCATTCGGTGAGCAATTTGTTTCAGCTGGCAGCATTATCG includes:
- the ispB gene encoding octaprenyl diphosphate synthase, giving the protein MTPSIIQSCINDDMRMVDTTIRQSLHSEVALVNQVAEYIINSGGKRLRPMLVLLAAGLFGEIQTQHHQLAAVVEFIHTATLLHDDVVDESSKRRGQSTANALFGNAASVLVGDFVYSRAFQMMVAVQNMRVMEVLSNATNVIAEGEVLQLLNVNNADISDKAYLQVIHYKTAKLFEAATRLGAIISEASAKDEAALTAYGMHLGTAFQLIDDILDLSGNSEDIGKNLGDDLAEGKPTLPLLYAMRNSNTEQSQLIRNAIEQGGLEHLTQVVEIVNNSGALDHVKKIAEAESAQCRAAIAHFPESKFKQALIELADFAVTRSF
- the rplU gene encoding 50S ribosomal protein L21, producing the protein MYAVIKTGGKQYRVVQGERLKVEKLEVEVGGTVTLDQILMVSDGDNTTIGSPIIKGATVKATVVSHGRGDKVMIFKFRRRKHYRKTQGHRQSYTEIKIEAIAAK